Proteins encoded by one window of Pseudonocardia sp. HH130629-09:
- a CDS encoding STAS domain-containing protein, translating to MADDDRSVPDAAQAAAPGPTLRFEQSSHPAGATVLHAIGAIDDDTSPDLWVEMGIWSEAGPELILDLTRVDFLGTAGLNSLLQSRDMMGSEGKRLRVYCGSGRPARRALQVTGAMDLFDVVDRIPEEPASSRNMLFGVPDPDVRLNGQRRSNDE from the coding sequence ATGGCGGACGACGACCGCTCCGTGCCGGATGCCGCGCAGGCCGCCGCTCCCGGGCCGACGCTGCGCTTCGAGCAGTCCAGCCACCCGGCGGGCGCCACCGTGCTGCACGCGATCGGCGCCATCGACGACGACACCTCCCCCGACCTGTGGGTCGAGATGGGCATCTGGTCCGAGGCGGGCCCCGAGCTCATCCTCGACCTGACCCGCGTGGACTTCCTGGGGACGGCGGGGCTGAACTCGCTGCTCCAGTCGCGCGACATGATGGGCTCCGAGGGCAAGCGGCTGCGGGTGTACTGCGGGTCGGGCCGGCCCGCACGGCGCGCACTCCAGGTGACCGGCGCGATGGACCTGTTCGACGTCGTCGACCGGATCCCCGAGGAGCCGGCCTCGTCGCGGAACATGCTGTTCGGCGTGCCGGACCCGGACGTCCGCCTGAACGGTCAGCGCCGCTCGAACGACGAGTAG
- a CDS encoding M24 family metallopeptidase, with translation MTTAEQVRVTSLRDAEAKASALFDEVLARGLIVPGVTERELSDRVRDLAAEMFGIRRFWHKRIVRSGPNTVHPYRENPPDLTLGADDIAFLDFGPIFDEWEADFGRTFVLGDDPDRHRLADDLPRLWAAGRDHFRTRPDVTGEQLYDHVLELIAAAGWAHPETHAGHLVGEFPHERIDGEERHSYITTGNTAPLRRLSPSGKVCHWILEIHIVDPVRGFGGFHEQLLDV, from the coding sequence ATGACCACGGCCGAGCAGGTCCGCGTGACGTCCCTGCGGGATGCGGAGGCGAAGGCGTCCGCGCTGTTCGACGAGGTGCTCGCCCGCGGGCTGATCGTCCCCGGGGTGACCGAACGTGAGCTGTCGGACCGGGTCCGCGACCTGGCGGCCGAGATGTTCGGCATCCGGCGGTTCTGGCACAAGCGGATCGTCCGGTCCGGACCGAATACCGTGCACCCGTACCGGGAGAACCCGCCGGACCTCACCCTCGGTGCGGACGACATCGCCTTCCTCGACTTCGGTCCGATCTTCGACGAGTGGGAGGCCGACTTCGGCCGCACCTTCGTCCTGGGTGACGACCCGGACCGCCACCGGCTCGCCGACGACCTGCCGCGCCTCTGGGCGGCGGGCCGCGACCACTTCCGCACGCGCCCGGACGTCACCGGTGAACAGCTGTACGACCACGTCCTGGAGCTGATCGCCGCGGCCGGGTGGGCGCACCCCGAGACCCACGCGGGCCATCTCGTGGGCGAGTTCCCGCACGAGCGGATCGACGGCGAGGAGCGCCACAGCTACATCACGACCGGCAACACGGCTCCGCTGCGGCGGCTCTCGCCGTCCGGGAAGGTGTGCCACTGGATCCTGGAGATCCACATCGTCGACCCGGTCCGCGGCTTCGGCGGGTTCCACGAGCAGTTGCTCGATGTCTGA
- a CDS encoding NAD-dependent formate dehydrogenase: protein MATVLCVLYDDPVGGYPTEYARDGLPHLERYPDGQTLPTPSGTDFVPGTLLGSVSGALGLRDYLEGLGHTLIVTSDKDGPDSEFERRLPEADVVISQPFWPAYLTAERIAKAPNLKLALTAGIGSDHVDLDAAIEHGVTVAEVTYCNSISVAEHVVMMVLSLVRNYLPSHQWVLDRGWNIADCVDRAYDVEGMDVGTVAAGPIGLAVLRSLAPFDVRLHYTDRHRLPREVEEELNLAYHPDARSMVPHCDVVTINAPLHHETRNLFDDDLLASMRRGIYLINTARALIVDRDAVVRALESGRLAGYAGDVWYPQPAPEDHPWRTMPHHGMTPHISGSTLSAQARYAAGTREILESFFAGTPIRGEYLIVDGGQLAGTGAHSYSAKG from the coding sequence ATGGCCACCGTCCTCTGCGTGCTCTACGACGACCCCGTCGGCGGGTACCCGACCGAGTACGCCCGTGACGGACTGCCGCATCTGGAGCGCTACCCCGACGGTCAGACCCTGCCGACCCCGTCGGGAACGGACTTCGTCCCGGGCACGCTGCTCGGCAGCGTCTCCGGTGCGCTCGGGCTCCGGGACTACCTGGAGGGCCTCGGCCACACCCTGATCGTCACCTCGGACAAGGACGGCCCCGACTCGGAGTTCGAGCGACGTCTCCCGGAGGCCGACGTCGTCATCTCCCAGCCGTTCTGGCCCGCCTACCTGACGGCCGAGCGGATCGCGAAGGCCCCCAACCTGAAACTGGCCCTGACCGCGGGGATCGGCTCCGACCACGTCGACCTCGACGCCGCCATCGAGCACGGCGTCACCGTCGCCGAGGTCACCTACTGCAACTCGATCAGCGTCGCCGAGCACGTGGTGATGATGGTGCTGTCCCTGGTCCGCAACTACCTGCCGTCCCACCAGTGGGTCCTGGACCGGGGCTGGAACATCGCCGACTGCGTCGACCGGGCCTACGACGTGGAGGGGATGGACGTCGGGACGGTCGCGGCCGGGCCCATCGGCCTCGCCGTGCTGCGGAGCCTCGCCCCGTTCGACGTCCGCCTGCACTACACCGACCGGCACCGACTCCCCCGTGAGGTGGAGGAGGAGCTGAACCTCGCCTACCACCCCGACGCCCGGTCGATGGTGCCGCACTGCGACGTCGTCACCATCAACGCGCCACTGCACCACGAGACCCGCAACCTCTTCGACGACGACCTGCTCGCGAGCATGCGCCGGGGCATCTACCTGATCAACACCGCTCGGGCCCTGATCGTCGACCGCGACGCAGTCGTGCGGGCGCTGGAGAGCGGCCGGCTGGCCGGTTACGCCGGGGACGTCTGGTACCCCCAGCCCGCCCCCGAGGACCATCCGTGGCGCACCATGCCCCACCACGGCATGACGCCGCACATCTCCGGCTCGACCCTGTCCGCCCAGGCACGGTACGCGGCCGGGACCCGCGAGATCCTGGAGTCCTTCTTCGCGGGGACGCCGATTCGCGGCGAGTACCTCATCGTCGACGGCGGACAGCTCGCCGGCACGGGCGCGCACTCCTACAGCGCGAAGGGCTGA
- a CDS encoding IS3 family transposase (programmed frameshift), with protein sequence MRLVTEHRSAYSTERAVHVQVAESLGVSRESVRRWVSQHDVDTGVVAGVTSDDREELRRLRAENKRLREVNEVLKSATNFLRGGARPPKPLIVAFVDQMRAAGHAVESILAALNTLGLTIAARTLRAWCARTGTRNGAAGRVAARTVTDALVEDAVRAAAFTTNRAGEPVLAPEGLYGRRKMLALIRRTVLPEAGFGAVDRAMRSVGLAGVVRGKRPRTTIPDSTAQRAADLLDRNFTASAPDSKWVTDFTYVRTYQSFTYVAFIVDCFSQKIVGWHAALTRDVELVDVPLRMALWRRAHEGKAVARDQLICHSDAGSQYTSLRFTEHLHLEGIRPSVGSVGDAYDNALMETINGLYKAECIRTRVFHDGPYRTIADVEYATASWVEWYNNRRLHSSLGMISPTEFEAAHYADTEPSAR encoded by the exons GTGCGTCTGGTGACCGAGCATCGTTCGGCGTACTCGACCGAGCGTGCCGTGCATGTCCAGGTCGCTGAGTCACTCGGGGTGTCGCGTGAGTCCGTGCGTCGCTGGGTGTCCCAGCACGACGTCGACACCGGCGTCGTAGCGGGCGTGACCAGCGATGACCGCGAGGAGCTGCGGCGGTTGCGGGCGGAGAACAAGCGCCTGCGCGAGGTCAACGAGGTCCTCAAGTCGGCGACGA ATTTTCTTCGTGGGGGAGCTCGACCCCCGAAACCGCTGATCGTCGCGTTCGTCGATCAGATGCGGGCTGCTGGTCATGCCGTCGAGTCGATCCTTGCTGCCCTCAACACCCTGGGGCTCACGATCGCGGCACGAACCTTGCGGGCCTGGTGCGCTCGGACCGGCACCAGGAACGGCGCCGCCGGCCGGGTCGCGGCCCGGACCGTCACCGACGCCCTGGTCGAAGACGCCGTCCGTGCGGCGGCGTTCACCACCAACCGCGCCGGCGAACCGGTGCTGGCCCCAGAGGGACTTTATGGGCGTCGCAAGATGCTGGCCCTGATCCGTCGAACGGTGCTGCCCGAGGCTGGGTTCGGAGCGGTCGACCGGGCGATGCGCTCGGTGGGGCTGGCCGGAGTGGTCCGCGGGAAACGGCCGCGCACGACCATCCCGGACTCGACCGCCCAGCGGGCCGCTGATCTGCTCGACCGCAACTTCACCGCCTCAGCACCCGACAGCAAGTGGGTCACCGACTTCACCTACGTGCGCACGTATCAGTCGTTCACCTACGTGGCGTTCATCGTGGACTGCTTCTCGCAGAAGATCGTGGGCTGGCACGCCGCGCTCACTCGTGACGTCGAGCTGGTGGACGTGCCGTTACGGATGGCGCTGTGGCGACGTGCCCACGAGGGCAAAGCCGTGGCCCGGGACCAGCTGATCTGCCATTCCGATGCCGGGTCGCAATATACGAGTCTGCGGTTCACCGAGCACCTGCACCTCGAGGGCATACGGCCCTCGGTCGGCAGCGTCGGCGACGCCTACGACAACGCCCTGATGGAGACCATCAACGGCCTCTACAAGGCCGAATGCATCCGCACCCGAGTCTTCCACGACGGCCCCTACCGCACGATCGCCGACGTCGAGTACGCCACCGCCAGCTGGGTCGAGTGGTACAACAACCGCCGACTGCACTCAAGTCTGGGCATGATCAGCCCCACCGAGTTCGAGGCAGCCCACTACGCTGACACAGAACCATCGGCCAGATGA
- the istB gene encoding IS21-like element helper ATPase IstB, which yields MTTTPPKITTDPAGSSGPAGPVLAAVPDGLPAMIAYLTRVLKTPTIAASWEQLAAQAREENWSHEEYLGALLQRQVADRESKGTVMRIRTAHFPQVKTLEDFNLDHLPSLRRDILAHLATSTFVAKCENVILLGPPGIGKTHLAIGLGVKAAHAGYSVLFDTASNWITRLAAAHQSGRLEAELKKIRRYKLIIIDEVGYIPFDQDAANLFFQLIASRYEQGSVMVTSNLPFGRWGETFSDDVVAAAMIDRLVHHAEVLTLSGDSYRTRARRELLAKHNRASND from the coding sequence ATGACAACCACACCACCGAAGATCACCACCGACCCCGCTGGGAGCTCGGGGCCGGCCGGTCCGGTGCTGGCCGCGGTCCCCGACGGACTGCCGGCGATGATCGCCTACCTGACCCGGGTCCTGAAGACCCCGACCATCGCGGCCAGCTGGGAACAGCTTGCCGCCCAGGCCCGTGAGGAGAACTGGTCGCACGAGGAGTATCTGGGCGCGCTGCTGCAGCGCCAGGTCGCCGACCGCGAGTCCAAGGGCACGGTCATGCGGATCCGCACCGCGCACTTCCCCCAGGTCAAGACCTTGGAGGACTTCAACCTCGACCATCTGCCCTCGCTGCGCCGCGACATCCTGGCCCACCTGGCCACGAGCACGTTCGTCGCCAAGTGCGAGAACGTGATCCTGCTCGGCCCGCCCGGGATCGGGAAGACCCACCTCGCGATCGGGCTCGGCGTCAAAGCCGCCCACGCCGGCTACTCGGTCCTGTTCGACACCGCCAGCAACTGGATCACCAGACTCGCCGCCGCGCACCAGAGCGGCCGGCTCGAGGCCGAGCTGAAGAAGATCCGCCGCTACAAACTGATCATCATCGACGAGGTCGGCTACATCCCGTTCGACCAGGACGCAGCGAACCTGTTCTTCCAGCTCATCGCTTCCCGCTATGAACAAGGCAGCGTCATGGTCACCAGCAATCTGCCCTTCGGCCGCTGGGGCGAGACCTTCTCCGACGACGTCGTCGCCGCAGCCATGATCGACCGCCTCGTCCACCACGCCGAAGTCCTGACCCTGTCCGGGGACTCCTACCGCACCCGCGCCCGACGCGAGCTCCTGGCCAAACACAACCGCGCCAGCAACGACTGA
- a CDS encoding NAD(P)/FAD-dependent oxidoreductase: MRTGDGELSARFLVRCTGAFTAPRTDAVPGRSDFAGPVVHTGAWPARGPEFDGLRVGVVGCGPSAVQLVPALAGRVGRLTVLARTPRFVLPAANPMFGWPERAAYRDRLPAMREAVRSTPSGTGHPSVHKGLHSLGTVYDEDPLALHPARLAGLASDPALRAAAAAVVRERMRARLGDDRLAAALVPDGDDYGLRPVATDQGWLESFHRDDVEVLPVARNPVTRIRPEGVGLADGTVVGLDAIVLATGFDPGATRAGIDVVGRDGRLLGTGPGLLGMAHPGFPNLFAPLAPTLGYGNDAACLQGQVEWVDRGIGALDADGLSTIEALSSPAEPVAPYAVPGGVAGLLRACDNEAAAGYSSFERR, translated from the coding sequence GTGCGCACCGGCGACGGCGAGCTGTCGGCACGGTTCCTGGTCCGCTGCACGGGCGCGTTCACCGCGCCCCGCACCGACGCCGTCCCCGGCCGGTCGGACTTCGCCGGGCCGGTCGTCCACACCGGAGCGTGGCCCGCCCGAGGGCCCGAGTTCGACGGACTGCGGGTCGGTGTCGTCGGCTGCGGGCCGAGCGCGGTCCAGCTGGTCCCGGCGCTGGCCGGGCGGGTCGGCCGGCTCACCGTCCTGGCCCGGACCCCGCGTTTCGTGCTGCCCGCGGCCAACCCGATGTTCGGCTGGCCGGAGCGCGCGGCCTACCGCGACCGGCTGCCCGCGATGCGCGAGGCGGTCCGGTCCACACCGTCCGGCACCGGGCACCCGTCTGTCCACAAAGGACTCCACAGTCTGGGGACGGTCTACGACGAGGACCCGCTGGCGCTGCACCCGGCCCGGCTCGCCGGGCTCGCGTCCGACCCGGCACTGCGGGCCGCGGCGGCCGCCGTCGTCCGGGAACGGATGCGGGCGCGGCTGGGCGACGACCGCCTCGCGGCAGCGCTGGTCCCGGACGGCGACGACTACGGCCTGCGCCCCGTCGCGACCGACCAGGGCTGGCTGGAGAGCTTCCATCGCGACGACGTCGAGGTGCTCCCCGTCGCCCGGAACCCGGTCACGCGGATCCGGCCGGAGGGGGTCGGGCTGGCCGACGGGACCGTCGTCGGTCTGGACGCGATCGTGCTGGCCACCGGGTTCGACCCGGGCGCGACCCGGGCCGGGATCGACGTCGTCGGCCGCGACGGGCGGCTGCTCGGCACCGGCCCGGGCCTGCTCGGGATGGCGCACCCCGGCTTCCCGAACCTGTTCGCGCCGCTGGCGCCGACCCTCGGGTACGGCAACGACGCGGCCTGCCTGCAGGGACAGGTCGAGTGGGTCGACCGGGGGATCGGCGCCCTCGACGCCGACGGCCTGTCGACGATCGAGGCGCTGTCGTCCCCGGCGGAGCCGGTCGCGCCGTACGCGGTGCCCGGCGGGGTCGCGGGCCTGCTGCGGGCCTGCGACAACGAGGCCGCCGCGGGCTACTCGTCGTTCGAGCGGCGCTGA
- the istA gene encoding IS21 family transposase, whose translation MLSVEDWAEIRRLHRAEGVPIKEIARRLGVARNTVRSALRAPGPPKRERGPRGSLADAVEPQVRALLAQFPRMPATVIAERIGWEHSLTVLKDRIRQIRPEYVGIDPVDRVAYAPGEITQCDLWFPETTIPVGPGQERVLPVLVMTLGYSRFLSATMIPSRQAGDILSGMWQLISDVGRVTRTLVWDRESAIGGTGRVSAPAAAFAGTLATRIRLAPPRDPEFKGLVERNNGYFETSFLPGRRFASPADFNHQIDDWLARANTRTVRAIGGRPVDVLAHDYAAMTPLPPLDPPIGLAQRIRLARDYYVRVDANDYSVDPQMIGRFVDVAASPREVVVYCAGQVVARHDRSWARHAVITDPAHQHTAAAMRRALAHDRNTRQAAARRHLDGHPVTLRALPDYDALFGVDFVSTAEEASSS comes from the coding sequence GTGTTGTCGGTGGAGGACTGGGCCGAGATCCGTCGTCTGCATCGGGCCGAGGGTGTCCCGATCAAGGAGATCGCCCGCCGGCTGGGGGTGGCCCGCAACACGGTGCGCTCCGCGTTGCGGGCGCCGGGCCCGCCGAAGCGGGAACGGGGCCCGCGGGGATCGCTGGCGGATGCGGTCGAGCCGCAGGTGCGGGCATTGCTGGCGCAGTTCCCACGCATGCCGGCCACGGTGATCGCAGAGCGGATCGGGTGGGAGCACTCGCTGACCGTGCTCAAGGACCGGATCCGCCAGATCCGCCCCGAGTATGTCGGGATCGACCCGGTCGACCGGGTCGCCTACGCACCGGGCGAGATCACCCAGTGCGACCTGTGGTTCCCCGAGACCACGATCCCCGTCGGCCCAGGCCAGGAACGGGTCCTACCGGTGCTGGTGATGACGCTGGGCTACTCGCGGTTCTTGTCCGCGACGATGATCCCCTCGCGCCAGGCCGGGGACATCCTGTCCGGGATGTGGCAGCTGATCAGCGACGTCGGGCGGGTGACCCGCACGCTGGTCTGGGACCGGGAGTCTGCGATCGGCGGGACCGGGCGGGTCTCGGCACCGGCCGCTGCGTTCGCCGGCACTCTGGCCACCCGGATCCGGCTTGCCCCACCGCGGGATCCGGAGTTCAAGGGGCTGGTCGAACGCAACAACGGCTACTTCGAGACCTCGTTCCTGCCCGGACGTCGCTTCGCCTCCCCAGCCGACTTCAACCACCAGATCGACGACTGGCTGGCCCGGGCCAACACCCGCACCGTCCGAGCGATCGGCGGCCGCCCGGTGGACGTGCTCGCCCACGACTACGCGGCGATGACTCCGCTGCCGCCGCTGGACCCGCCGATCGGGCTGGCCCAGCGGATCCGGCTGGCACGGGACTACTACGTCCGCGTCGATGCCAACGACTACTCCGTGGATCCGCAGATGATCGGCCGGTTCGTCGATGTCGCCGCCTCACCGCGCGAGGTCGTCGTCTACTGCGCCGGCCAGGTCGTCGCCCGTCACGACCGCAGCTGGGCCCGCCACGCGGTGATCACCGACCCGGCGCACCAGCACACCGCCGCGGCGATGCGCCGCGCCCTGGCCCACGACCGCAACACCCGACAGGCCGCAGCACGCCGTCACCTCGACGGCCACCCGGTGACCCTGCGCGCACTGCCCGACTACGACGCCCTGTTCGGTGTCGACTTCGTCTCCACTGCCGAGGAAGCGAGCAGCTCATGA
- a CDS encoding LysR family transcriptional regulator, producing MAGDVQLRQLEYLVALARERHFGRAAESCHAGQSTLSAALQALERQLGVTIVQRSRRFEGFTAEGERVVGWAHRILAERDALRDDLDRMRDGVSAVVRLGAIPTAVPATPALTIAWTGAHPRAGVRIEVLSAREIDRGLAEFELDAGLTYMAGDERGTSVLPLYRERYLLLGPTDGPFAGRDTLRWADLSGVELCALTPRMQNRRLVDDAIRGAGGVPRIVVESDTVAAVYAHLATTRWSAVIAHTWLRAFGVPEGMRALPIDGDGPRPTVGLRLGDHGPASHVARAFLHAVAAGGAADDLDDGRAAPGQPKVKT from the coding sequence GTGGCCGGCGACGTTCAGCTGAGGCAGCTCGAGTACCTCGTCGCCCTCGCCCGTGAACGACACTTCGGCCGGGCCGCAGAGTCCTGCCACGCCGGGCAGTCGACGTTGTCGGCCGCGTTGCAGGCACTGGAGCGGCAGCTCGGTGTGACCATCGTGCAGCGCAGCCGCCGGTTCGAGGGCTTCACGGCCGAGGGGGAACGGGTCGTCGGGTGGGCGCACCGCATCCTCGCCGAGAGAGATGCCCTGCGCGACGACCTGGACCGCATGCGCGACGGGGTCTCGGCCGTCGTCCGGCTCGGCGCGATCCCCACCGCCGTGCCGGCGACCCCGGCGCTCACCATCGCCTGGACGGGTGCCCATCCGCGCGCCGGTGTCCGGATCGAGGTCCTGTCGGCCCGTGAGATCGACCGGGGACTCGCCGAGTTCGAGCTCGACGCCGGCCTGACCTACATGGCGGGCGACGAGCGCGGCACGTCCGTGCTCCCGCTCTATCGCGAGCGGTACCTGCTCCTGGGGCCCACGGACGGACCGTTCGCCGGGCGCGACACCCTGCGTTGGGCCGATCTGTCCGGTGTCGAACTCTGCGCGCTCACGCCCCGGATGCAGAACCGCCGTCTCGTCGACGACGCGATCCGCGGGGCCGGCGGCGTCCCTCGGATCGTGGTGGAGTCCGACACCGTCGCCGCGGTCTACGCGCACCTCGCGACGACGCGGTGGTCGGCGGTGATCGCCCACACCTGGTTGCGGGCGTTCGGCGTCCCCGAGGGGATGCGGGCGCTCCCGATCGACGGCGACGGCCCGCGCCCGACGGTGGGGCTGCGCCTCGGCGACCACGGTCCGGCCTCCCACGTCGCCCGCGCGTTCCTGCACGCGGTCGCGGCCGGTGGGGCCGCCGACGACCTCGACGACGGCCGGGCCGCACCGGGTCAGCCGAAGGTGAAGACGTAG
- a CDS encoding cytochrome c biogenesis protein DipZ, which produces MLTLVLIGLVGGLITGISPCILPVLPVIFFAGGTSRTAAPDDTVVPDADGTTGTGVAVAERRETRRRRNLRPYAVIAGLVVSFSFFTLAGSLLISLLGLPADVLRIAGLTVLVLIGLGLIFPRLEELLEKPFSRIPQRAPNQEGGAFVLGLGLGLLYVPCAGPVLTAITVAGATGDVGLPTVALTLSFAVGATLPLLVFALAGRRASERVAAFRTRARLVRAVSGVVMLLLAVALAFNLQEVVQRAIPDYTAGLQKEVANNDAVREAVAPRLSVYGNGSNEALSRCADGAAALADCGPAPDFAGVTRWFDTARPSGLTAADLRGKVTLIDFWTYSCINCQRSIPHVKAWDTAYRSAGLQVVGIHTPEFAFEKDPANVAAGIDRFGITYPVAMDNDYRMFSAYRNQYWPARFLIDGRGTVRAYKLGEGDYDVTETQIRQLLQDARPDVTLAPRTDVDDATVTDQRTTRETYLNSRQIINYQGARLAPRKATAGYVPSSDLPKDAVTIGGTWTSEYDHLLAGPGATIDLHYAARNVYVVLGGSGTATVEIDGVGSRSVPIDGPPRIYPLIEEPELRDTTLHLGLSEGLTAYVFTFG; this is translated from the coding sequence ATGCTCACACTCGTACTCATCGGCCTCGTCGGGGGCCTGATCACCGGGATCTCCCCGTGCATCCTGCCCGTCCTCCCGGTGATCTTCTTCGCCGGTGGGACGTCGAGGACCGCCGCCCCGGACGACACCGTCGTCCCCGACGCGGACGGGACGACCGGCACCGGCGTCGCGGTCGCCGAGCGGCGGGAGACCCGGCGCCGGCGCAACCTCCGGCCGTACGCGGTGATCGCGGGGCTCGTCGTCAGCTTCAGCTTCTTCACCCTCGCCGGCTCCCTGCTGATCAGCCTGCTGGGCCTCCCGGCCGACGTGCTGCGGATCGCCGGCCTCACCGTGCTGGTCCTGATCGGGCTGGGCCTGATCTTCCCCCGCCTGGAGGAACTGCTGGAGAAGCCGTTCTCCCGGATCCCGCAGCGGGCTCCGAACCAGGAGGGGGGCGCGTTCGTCCTGGGTCTCGGGCTCGGCCTCCTCTACGTGCCGTGCGCGGGTCCCGTGCTCACCGCCATCACCGTCGCAGGAGCGACCGGCGACGTCGGCCTCCCGACGGTCGCTCTCACCCTCTCGTTCGCGGTCGGAGCGACGCTGCCGCTTCTGGTGTTCGCGCTGGCCGGACGCCGGGCGTCCGAGCGTGTCGCCGCCTTCCGGACCCGGGCCCGGCTCGTGCGCGCCGTCAGCGGGGTGGTCATGCTGCTGCTCGCCGTCGCGCTCGCGTTCAACCTGCAGGAGGTCGTGCAGCGCGCGATCCCCGACTACACCGCGGGCCTCCAGAAGGAGGTGGCGAACAACGACGCCGTGCGCGAGGCGGTCGCACCGCGCCTGAGCGTCTACGGCAACGGCAGCAACGAGGCCCTGAGCCGGTGCGCCGACGGGGCGGCCGCACTCGCCGACTGCGGTCCGGCCCCGGACTTCGCCGGGGTCACGCGGTGGTTCGACACCGCCCGTCCCTCCGGACTCACCGCCGCGGACCTGCGCGGCAAGGTGACCCTGATCGACTTCTGGACCTACTCCTGCATCAACTGCCAGCGCAGCATCCCGCACGTCAAGGCGTGGGACACGGCCTACCGCAGCGCCGGACTACAGGTCGTCGGGATCCACACCCCCGAGTTCGCGTTCGAGAAGGACCCGGCGAACGTCGCGGCGGGCATCGACCGGTTCGGGATCACCTACCCGGTCGCGATGGACAACGACTACCGGATGTTCAGTGCCTACCGGAACCAGTACTGGCCGGCCCGGTTCCTCATCGACGGGCGGGGCACGGTTCGCGCCTACAAGCTCGGCGAGGGCGACTACGACGTGACCGAGACCCAGATCCGGCAGCTCCTCCAGGACGCCCGACCCGATGTGACCCTCGCCCCGCGGACCGACGTGGACGACGCGACCGTCACCGACCAGCGCACCACCCGCGAGACGTACCTGAACTCGCGCCAGATCATCAACTACCAGGGCGCGCGGCTCGCACCACGCAAAGCGACCGCGGGCTACGTCCCGTCCTCGGACCTGCCGAAGGACGCCGTGACGATCGGCGGCACCTGGACCTCCGAGTACGACCATCTGCTGGCCGGACCCGGAGCGACGATCGACCTGCACTACGCGGCGCGCAACGTCTACGTCGTGCTCGGCGGAAGCGGCACCGCGACGGTCGAGATCGACGGCGTCGGATCCCGGAGCGTGCCGATCGACGGACCACCGCGGATCTACCCACTGATCGAGGAGCCCGAGCTACGCGACACGACCCTGCACCTGGGACTGAGCGAGGGACTGACGGCCTACGTCTTCACCTTCGGCTGA
- the deoC gene encoding deoxyribose-phosphate aldolase, protein MSATTLSAAAIAGMIDHAILKPELTRTEVDAQLDLAARYRIFSVCVRPSDVAHAAARLAGTGVAVGTVIGFPHGTTSTAAKVAEARQAIADGAAELDMVLNIGRLRSGLTDDVEADIAAVVGAADGRVVKVILETALLSDDDVIAGCRAAESAGAAFVKTSTGFAGGGATPEHLALMRATVGPQVQVKASGGVRDLDTVLAFHAAGVTRFGTSGTATILDDAAARDAGGDAAARVDDASY, encoded by the coding sequence GTGAGCGCTACGACCCTCTCCGCCGCCGCGATCGCCGGGATGATCGACCACGCGATCCTCAAGCCCGAGCTGACCCGCACCGAGGTCGACGCCCAGCTCGACCTCGCCGCGCGCTACCGCATCTTCAGCGTGTGCGTGCGCCCGTCCGACGTCGCCCACGCCGCCGCCCGGCTCGCGGGGACCGGCGTCGCCGTCGGCACCGTGATCGGCTTCCCGCACGGCACGACCAGCACCGCGGCCAAGGTCGCCGAGGCGCGGCAGGCGATCGCCGACGGCGCCGCCGAGCTGGACATGGTGCTGAACATCGGCCGGCTGCGGAGCGGCCTGACCGACGACGTCGAGGCCGACATCGCCGCCGTCGTCGGGGCCGCCGACGGCCGCGTCGTGAAGGTGATCCTGGAGACCGCGCTGCTGTCCGACGACGACGTAATCGCCGGCTGCCGGGCCGCCGAGTCGGCGGGCGCGGCCTTCGTGAAGACCTCCACCGGCTTCGCCGGCGGCGGCGCCACGCCCGAGCACCTCGCCCTCATGCGCGCCACCGTCGGACCGCAGGTGCAGGTCAAGGCCTCCGGCGGAGTCCGGGACCTCGACACCGTGCTGGCCTTCCACGCCGCGGGCGTCACCCGCTTCGGCACCAGCGGTACCGCCACGATCCTCGACGACGCCGCGGCCCGCGACGCCGGCGGCGACGCGGCGGCCCGGGTGGACGACGCGTCGTACTGA